GATGGACATATTCTCCCTCCCTTTTTTTGGTCTGACGATAGTTTAGGCTTTATAACCTTGATCAGTCAACACTAATATCCGTACGTAATTTACGTACAGTTTAAACTTTACGATATGAATACTCCTGATCCCTTTCATTTCCTCCATAATGCATATGGAAATGAAAGCTTTACATTTAAATTCAGATCGGCTTACAATAACAATTGAAGTGTGACAAGGTGAGCCAGGAGGCAATTATGGACGAAAACATAGGCGGCTTAACGCCCGAGCAATCACGGTCGCTGCACGTATCCCGCCAGCGTGTGATTGACTCGATCGGAAAAAACATGGATCTTTATGGCATAACTTTATCAATTGGCCATCTGTATGGTTATATGTATTTTCAAAACGACCCCATTACCCTGGATCAAATGAGCCAGCAGATGGGAATGAGCAAAACATCCATGAGCACCGGCATGCGGACGTTAATGGATTTGAAGATGATCGATAAGGTATGGGGCAAAGGCTCGAGGAAAGACTTTTACGAGGTTGTTCCCGACTGGTACCAGAACTTTACGGACTTCTTCTCGATTAAATGGCGGAAAGCCGTGGAAAGCAACATGGCCTCTCTGCAAAAGTCATTAAAAGAGATTCACGCGCT
This region of Paenibacillus sp. JDR-2 genomic DNA includes:
- a CDS encoding GbsR/MarR family transcriptional regulator yields the protein MDENIGGLTPEQSRSLHVSRQRVIDSIGKNMDLYGITLSIGHLYGYMYFQNDPITLDQMSQQMGMSKTSMSTGMRTLMDLKMIDKVWGKGSRKDFYEVVPDWYQNFTDFFSIKWRKAVESNMASLQKSLKEIHALQTSDPDNSTLQEITSVDEQKINEALNYYRWLHRLIDSFESGEIFDFIPKED